Proteins from a single region of Fundulus heteroclitus isolate FHET01 chromosome 12, MU-UCD_Fhet_4.1, whole genome shotgun sequence:
- the smn1 gene encoding survival motor neuron protein 1, with protein sequence MANGCKDVLFTRGNGQSDDSDIWDDTALIKAYDKAVASFKTALKGEDEPQDSKKTQPGKKRKNNKKNQGRKRTNAPPDKEWQVGDSCNAYWSEDGQLYAATISSIDHQRGTCVVVYTGYGNEEEQNLEDLLSEISEADEAATPTKEKVEESSTEESDRSTTPNQHKQQPHGKTQRSKSHKPPPSMWPPGFPGFPPGPPPMHDFKQREGGRSAGHGSVPPPWPPMMPFAPPMIPPPPPMSPDMVDDEALGSVLISWYMSGYHTGYYLGLKQGRKEANKWTKLHHK encoded by the exons ATGGCGAACGGGTGCAAAGACGTGTTGTTTACCCGCGGAAATGGACAG AGTGATGATTCAGACATCTGGGATGATACCGCGCTTATAAAAGCATACGATAAAGCTGTTGCATCCTTCAAG ACTGCCCTAAAGGGCGAAGACGAACCGCAGGACTCTAAGAAAACCCAACCAGGAAAGAAACGGAAGAACAACAAGAAGAACCAGGGCAGAAAACGTACCAATGCACCGCCTGATAAAGAG TGGCAGGTTGGGGACTCTTGCAATGCTTACTGGTCAGAGGACGGCCAGCTCTATGCAGCCACCATCTCATCCATAGACCACCAGAGAGGTACTTGTGTGGTTGTTTACACAGGTTATGGCAACGAGGAAGAGCAGAATCTGGAAGACCTGCTGTCAGAGATCTCAGAGGCTGATGAAGCAGCGACTCCCACCAAG gaaaAAGTGGAAGAGTCTTCCACAGAAGAGAGCGACAGGTCGACCACACCAAACCAACACAAGCAGCAGCCACACGGTAAAACTCAGAGGTCCAAATCTCACAAACCGCCGCCTTCTATGTGGCCTCCTGGTTTCCCTGGATTTCCCCCTGGACCTCCCCCCATGCACGATTTCAAACAA AGGGAAGGCGGACGGTCTGCTGGTCATGGATCCGTACCTCCACCCTGGCCTCCTATGATGCCTTTCGCTCCTCCT ATGATCCCTCCCCCTCCACCAATGAGCCCTGACATGGTGGATGACGAAGCATTGGGCAGCGTGCTCATATCCTGGTACATGAGCGGCTATCACACAGGATACTACCTG GGTTTGAAGCAAGGACGGAAAGAAGCAAACAAGTGGACAAAACTTCACCACAAATGA
- the hspb11 gene encoding intraflagellar transport protein 25 homolog isoform X2 produces the protein MIDSSGAQVVLASSSDDNHPPENITDGNSKTFWMSTGMFPQEFVIRFAETTNISSLTVESYNIKHLRIEKNTSQSAAQFEPVTQEEFERTEGHLQANAISLNGCSATHLRFIIAAGYDHFVSVHRVSVQTS, from the exons ATGATTGATTCCTCCGGCGCACAGGTTGTTTTAGCCTCATCCAGCGACGACAATCACCCGCCTGAAAACATCACGGACGG AAACAGCAAGACGTTCTGGATGTCCACCGGGATGTTTCCCCAGGAGTTCGTCATCCGCTTCGCTGAAACAACCAACATTTCCTCCCTGACGGTGGAGAGCTACAACA TCAAGCATCTACGGATAGAAAAGAACACCTCACAGAGTGCTGCTCAGTTTGAGCCTGTCACACAGGAAG AGTTTGAACGCACAGAGGGACATCTTCAGGCGAATGCTATTTCT CTTAATGGCTGCAGTGCGACCCACCTTCGTTTTATCATCGCTGCGGGATATGACCACTTTGTGTCGGTGCACAGAGTCAGCGTGCAAACGTCGTGA
- the hspb11 gene encoding intraflagellar transport protein 25 homolog isoform X1, protein MIDSSGAQVVLASSSDDNHPPENITDGNSKTFWMSTGMFPQEFVIRFAETTNISSLTVESYNSMRFKHLRIEKNTSQSAAQFEPVTQEEFERTEGHLQANAISLNGCSATHLRFIIAAGYDHFVSVHRVSVQTS, encoded by the exons ATGATTGATTCCTCCGGCGCACAGGTTGTTTTAGCCTCATCCAGCGACGACAATCACCCGCCTGAAAACATCACGGACGG AAACAGCAAGACGTTCTGGATGTCCACCGGGATGTTTCCCCAGGAGTTCGTCATCCGCTTCGCTGAAACAACCAACATTTCCTCCCTGACGGTGGAGAGCTACAACAGTATGAGAT TCAAGCATCTACGGATAGAAAAGAACACCTCACAGAGTGCTGCTCAGTTTGAGCCTGTCACACAGGAAG AGTTTGAACGCACAGAGGGACATCTTCAGGCGAATGCTATTTCT CTTAATGGCTGCAGTGCGACCCACCTTCGTTTTATCATCGCTGCGGGATATGACCACTTTGTGTCGGTGCACAGAGTCAGCGTGCAAACGTCGTGA